A window from Mangifera indica cultivar Alphonso chromosome 2, CATAS_Mindica_2.1, whole genome shotgun sequence encodes these proteins:
- the LOC123208315 gene encoding probable aldo-keto reductase 5 isoform X1 yields the protein MAPVKRIKLGSQGLEVSAQGLGCMGMSAFYGPPKPEPEMIALIHHAINSGITFLDTSDVYGPHTNEILLGKVQYFSLFPYFLALKEGMRERVELATKFGIIFADGKMEIHGDPAYVRAACEASLKRLDVDCIDLYYQHRIDSKVPIEVTIGELKKLVEEGKIKYIGLSEASASTIRRAHAIHPITAVQLEWSLWSRDVEEEIVPTYRELGIGIVAYSPLGQGFFSSGAKLLENISTDDVRRVHFPRLQPENLDHNKMLFDLVNEMAAKKGCTTSQLALAWVHHQGDDVCPIPGTTKIGNFNENIKALSVKLTPEEMTELEFIAAADAVKGDRYISGVTTYKNSETPPLSSWKAS from the exons ATGGCTCCAGTGAAGAGAATCAAGCTTGGTTCACAAGGCCTGGAAGTTTCTGCTCAAGGCTTAGGCTGCATGGGGATGTCAGCCTTCTACGGCCCTCCCAAACCTGAGCCTGAAATGATCGCTTTGATCCACCACGCCATCAACAGTGGCATCACTTTTCTTGACACTTCTGATGTGTATGGACCTCACACCAACGAAATTCTTCTCGGAAAggttcaatatttttctctcttccctTACTTTCTT GCTTTGAAGGAAGGGATGAGAGAAAGAGTTGAATTGGCCACTAAATTTGGTATCATCTTTGCAGATGGCAAGATGGAAATACATGGCGATCCGGCTTATGTGAGGGCTGCCTGTGAGGCTAGCTTGAAGCGGCTAGATGTCGATTGTATTGATCTTTACTACCAACATAGGATTGACAGTAAAGTTCCCATCGAAGTCACG ATTGGGGAACTCAAAAAACTAGTTGAAGAGGGCAAAATAAAGTATATAGGTCTATCTGAAGCATCTGCTTCAACAATTAGACGAGCTCATGCTATTCATCCAATAACAGCTGTGCAGTTGGAATGGTCCTTATGGTCGCGAGATGTGGAGGAAGAGATAGTTCCTACTTACAG GGAACTTGGCATTGGGATTGTTGCATATAGTCCTCTCGGACAAGGATTCTTTTCATCAGGGGCTAAGTTGCTTGAAAACATTTCGACAGATGATGTTAGACGGGTG CATTTTCCAAGGTTGCAACCTGAAAATCTAGATCATAACAAAATGTTATTCGACCTTGTTAATGAAATGGCAGCGAAGAAAGGATGCACCACATCACAGCTTGCGCTAGCCTGGGTTCATCACCAAGGAGATGATGTATGTCCGATTCCTGGAACCACCAAGATCGGAAACTTCAACGAAAATATCAAAGCATTGTCTGTGAAACTAACTCCAGAAGAAATGACTGAACTTGAATTCATTGCTGCAGCAGATGCTGTAAAGGGCGATAGATATATCAGCGGTGTCACCACCTACAAGAACTCCGAAACTCCACCGCTATCTTCATGGAAAGCTTCTTAA
- the LOC123208315 gene encoding probable aldo-keto reductase 5 isoform X2: protein MAPVKRIKLGSQGLEVSAQGLGCMGMSAFYGPPKPEPEMIALIHHAINSGITFLDTSDVYGPHTNEILLGKALKEGMRERVELATKFGIIFADGKMEIHGDPAYVRAACEASLKRLDVDCIDLYYQHRIDSKVPIEVTIGELKKLVEEGKIKYIGLSEASASTIRRAHAIHPITAVQLEWSLWSRDVEEEIVPTYRELGIGIVAYSPLGQGFFSSGAKLLENISTDDVRRVHFPRLQPENLDHNKMLFDLVNEMAAKKGCTTSQLALAWVHHQGDDVCPIPGTTKIGNFNENIKALSVKLTPEEMTELEFIAAADAVKGDRYISGVTTYKNSETPPLSSWKAS, encoded by the exons ATGGCTCCAGTGAAGAGAATCAAGCTTGGTTCACAAGGCCTGGAAGTTTCTGCTCAAGGCTTAGGCTGCATGGGGATGTCAGCCTTCTACGGCCCTCCCAAACCTGAGCCTGAAATGATCGCTTTGATCCACCACGCCATCAACAGTGGCATCACTTTTCTTGACACTTCTGATGTGTATGGACCTCACACCAACGAAATTCTTCTCGGAAAg GCTTTGAAGGAAGGGATGAGAGAAAGAGTTGAATTGGCCACTAAATTTGGTATCATCTTTGCAGATGGCAAGATGGAAATACATGGCGATCCGGCTTATGTGAGGGCTGCCTGTGAGGCTAGCTTGAAGCGGCTAGATGTCGATTGTATTGATCTTTACTACCAACATAGGATTGACAGTAAAGTTCCCATCGAAGTCACG ATTGGGGAACTCAAAAAACTAGTTGAAGAGGGCAAAATAAAGTATATAGGTCTATCTGAAGCATCTGCTTCAACAATTAGACGAGCTCATGCTATTCATCCAATAACAGCTGTGCAGTTGGAATGGTCCTTATGGTCGCGAGATGTGGAGGAAGAGATAGTTCCTACTTACAG GGAACTTGGCATTGGGATTGTTGCATATAGTCCTCTCGGACAAGGATTCTTTTCATCAGGGGCTAAGTTGCTTGAAAACATTTCGACAGATGATGTTAGACGGGTG CATTTTCCAAGGTTGCAACCTGAAAATCTAGATCATAACAAAATGTTATTCGACCTTGTTAATGAAATGGCAGCGAAGAAAGGATGCACCACATCACAGCTTGCGCTAGCCTGGGTTCATCACCAAGGAGATGATGTATGTCCGATTCCTGGAACCACCAAGATCGGAAACTTCAACGAAAATATCAAAGCATTGTCTGTGAAACTAACTCCAGAAGAAATGACTGAACTTGAATTCATTGCTGCAGCAGATGCTGTAAAGGGCGATAGATATATCAGCGGTGTCACCACCTACAAGAACTCCGAAACTCCACCGCTATCTTCATGGAAAGCTTCTTAA
- the LOC123208313 gene encoding probable aldo-keto reductase 3 isoform X4 encodes MATVKRIKLGSQGLEVSAQGLGCLGMTGFNGPPKPEPEMIALIHHAINSGFTFLDTSDFYGPHTNEILLGKALKEGMRERVELATKFGINFADGKREIHGDPAYVMAACEASLKRLDVDCIDLYYQHRIDSKAPIEVTIGELKKLVEEGKIKYIGLSEASASTIRRAYAVHLITAVQLEWSLWSRDVEEEIVPTCRELGIGIVAYSPLGRGFFSSGAKLLENISKDDFRRNLPRLQLDNLEHNKKLFERVIEMAEKKGCTTSQLALAWVHHQGDDVCPIPGTTKIGNFNQNIKALSVKLTPEEMAELESIASADAVKGHRDMYSFATYNNSETPPLSSWKVS; translated from the exons ATGGCCACAGTGAAGAGAATCAAGCTTGGCTCACAAGGCCTGGAAGTTTCAGCTCAAGGCTTAGGCTGCCTGGGGATGACAGGCTTCAACGGCCCTCCAAAACCTGAGCCTGAAATGATCGCTTTGATTCACCATGCCATCAACAGTGGCTTCACTTTTCTTGACACTTCTGATTTCTATGGACCTCACACCAACGAAATTCTTCTTGGAAAg GCTTTGAAGGAAGGGATGAGAGAAAGAGTTGAATTGGCCACTAAATTTGGTATCAACTTTGCAGATGGCAAGAGGGAAATACACGGCGATCCGGCTTATGTGATGGCTGCCTGTGAGGCTAGCTTGAAGCGGCTAGATGTCGATTGTATCGATCTTTACTATCAACATAGGATTGACAGTAAAGCTCCCATTGAAGTCACG attggggaACTCAAAAAACTTGTTGAAGAGGGCAAAATAAAGTATATAGGTCTATCTGAAGCATCTGCTTCAACAATTAGACGAGCTTATGCTGTTCATCTAATAACAGCTGTGCAGTTGGAATGGTCCTTATGGTCACGAGATGTGGAGGAAGAGATAGTTCCTACTTGCAG AGAACTTGGCATTGGGATTGTTGCATACAGTCCTCTCGGACGAGGATTCTTTTCATCAGGGGCTAAGTTGCTCGAAAATATTTCGAAAGATGATTTTAGACGG AACTTACCCAGGTTGCAACTTGATAATCTTGAGCACAACAAGAAGTTGTTTGAGCGTGTTATTGAAATGGCAGAAAAGAAAGGATGTACCACATCACAGCTTGCTTTAGCCTGGGTTCATCACCAGGGAGATGATGTTTGTCCGATTCCTGGAACCACAAAGATTGGCAACTTTAATCAGAATATTAAAGCGTTATCTGTGAAATTGACTCCTGAAGAAATGGCTGAACTTGAATCCATTGCTTCGGCGGATGCTGTAAAGGGTCATAGAGATATGTATAGCTTTGCTACTTACAACAACTCCGAAACCCCACCGCTATCTTCATGGAAAGTTTCTTAG
- the LOC123208313 gene encoding probable aldo-keto reductase 2 isoform X3, with protein MATVKRIKLGSQGLEVSAQGLGCLGMTGFNGPPKPEPEMIALIHHAINSGFTFLDTSDFYGPHTNEILLGKALKEGMRERVELATKFGINFADGKREIHGDPAYVMAACEASLKRLDVDCIDLYYQHRIDSKAPIEVTIGELKKLVEEGKIKYIGLSEASASTIRRAYAVHLITAVQLEWSLWSRDVEEEIVPTCRELGIGIVAYSPLGRGFFSSGAKLLENISKDDFRRHLPRLQPENLEHNKKLFDLVNEMAAKKGCTTSQLALAWVHHQGDDVCPIPGTTKIKNFNENIKALSVKLTPEEMVEFESIAAADAVKGDRYVSGFATYKNSETPPLSSWKAS; from the exons ATGGCCACAGTGAAGAGAATCAAGCTTGGCTCACAAGGCCTGGAAGTTTCAGCTCAAGGCTTAGGCTGCCTGGGGATGACAGGCTTCAACGGCCCTCCAAAACCTGAGCCTGAAATGATCGCTTTGATTCACCATGCCATCAACAGTGGCTTCACTTTTCTTGACACTTCTGATTTCTATGGACCTCACACCAACGAAATTCTTCTTGGAAAg GCTTTGAAGGAAGGGATGAGAGAAAGAGTTGAATTGGCCACTAAATTTGGTATCAACTTTGCAGATGGCAAGAGGGAAATACACGGCGATCCGGCTTATGTGATGGCTGCCTGTGAGGCTAGCTTGAAGCGGCTAGATGTCGATTGTATCGATCTTTACTATCAACATAGGATTGACAGTAAAGCTCCCATTGAAGTCACG attggggaACTCAAAAAACTTGTTGAAGAGGGCAAAATAAAGTATATAGGTCTATCTGAAGCATCTGCTTCAACAATTAGACGAGCTTATGCTGTTCATCTAATAACAGCTGTGCAGTTGGAATGGTCCTTATGGTCACGAGATGTGGAGGAAGAGATAGTTCCTACTTGCAG AGAACTTGGCATTGGGATTGTTGCATACAGTCCTCTCGGACGAGGATTCTTTTCATCAGGGGCTAAGTTGCTCGAAAATATTTCGAAAGATGATTTTAGACGG CATTTGCCCAGGTTGCAGCCTGAAAATCTGGAACATAACAAAAAGTTATTCGACCTAGTTAATGAAATGGCAGCGAAGAAAGGATGCACCACATCACAGCTTGCACTAGCCTGGGTTCATCACCAGGGAGATGATGTATGTCCGATTCCTGGAACCACCAAGATCAAAAACttcaatgaaaatatcaaagCGTTGTCTGTGAAACTAACTCCAGAAGAAATGGTTGAATTTGAATCCATTGCTGCAGCAGATGCTGTAAAGGGTGACCGATATGTGAGTGGCTTCGCTACATACAAGAACTCAGAAACTCCACCGCTGTCTTCGTGGAAAGCTTCGTAA
- the LOC123208319 gene encoding auxin-induced protein PCNT115-like isoform X2: MAIVKRIKLGSQGLEVSAQGLGCMGMSAFYGPPKPEPEMIALIHRAINSGITFLDTSDVYGPHTNEILLGKALTGGMRERVELATKFGIVYTNGMMEIRGDPAYVRSACEASLKQLDVDCIDLYHQHRIDTRVPIDVTIGELNKLVEEGKIKYTGPSEAFASTIRRAHAVHPITAVQLEWSLWSRDVEEEMVPTCRIIPGCSLKIWIITKCYSSVLMKWQ, from the exons ATGGCGATAGTGAAGAGAATCAAGCTTGGTTCACAAGGCTTGGAAGTTTCTGCTCAAGGCTTAGGCTGCATGGGGATGTCAGCCTTCTACGGCCCTCCAAAACCTGAGCCTGAAATGATCGCTTTGATTCACCGTGCCATCAACAGTGGCATCACATTTCTTGACACTTCTGATGTGTATGGACCTCACACCAACGAAATTCTTCTCGGAAAG GCTTTGACGGGAGGTATGAGAGAAAGAGTTGAATTGGCCACGAAATTTGGCATCGTCTATACAAATGGCATGATGGAAATACGAGGTGATCCAGCTTATGTGAGGTCTGCCTGTGAGGCGAGCTTGAAGCAGCTAGATGTTGATTGTATTGATCTTTACCATCAGCATCGGATTGACACTAGAGTTCCCATTGATGTCACG ATCGGGGAACTCAATAAACTAGTTGAAGAGGGCAAAATAAAGTATACAGGTCCATCTGAAGCATTTGCTTCAACAATAAGACGAGCTCATGCTGTTCACCCGATAACAGCTGTGCAGTTGGAATGGTCCTTATGGTCGCGAGATGTGGAGGAAGAGATGGTTCCTACTTGCAG AATTATCCCAGGTTGCAGCCTGAAAATCTGGATCATAACAAAATGTTATTCGAGCGTGTTAATGAAATGGCAGTGA
- the LOC123208319 gene encoding auxin-induced protein PCNT115-like isoform X1 — protein sequence MAIVKRIKLGSQGLEVSAQGLGCMGMSAFYGPPKPEPEMIALIHRAINSGITFLDTSDVYGPHTNEILLGKALTGGMRERVELATKFGIVYTNGMMEIRGDPAYVRSACEASLKQLDVDCIDLYHQHRIDTRVPIDVTIGELNKLVEEGKIKYTGPSEAFASTIRRAHAVHPITAVQLEWSLWSRDVEEEMVPTCSELGIGIVAYNPLERGFFSSGPKLLENISKDDNGRIVNNNSVLH from the exons ATGGCGATAGTGAAGAGAATCAAGCTTGGTTCACAAGGCTTGGAAGTTTCTGCTCAAGGCTTAGGCTGCATGGGGATGTCAGCCTTCTACGGCCCTCCAAAACCTGAGCCTGAAATGATCGCTTTGATTCACCGTGCCATCAACAGTGGCATCACATTTCTTGACACTTCTGATGTGTATGGACCTCACACCAACGAAATTCTTCTCGGAAAG GCTTTGACGGGAGGTATGAGAGAAAGAGTTGAATTGGCCACGAAATTTGGCATCGTCTATACAAATGGCATGATGGAAATACGAGGTGATCCAGCTTATGTGAGGTCTGCCTGTGAGGCGAGCTTGAAGCAGCTAGATGTTGATTGTATTGATCTTTACCATCAGCATCGGATTGACACTAGAGTTCCCATTGATGTCACG ATCGGGGAACTCAATAAACTAGTTGAAGAGGGCAAAATAAAGTATACAGGTCCATCTGAAGCATTTGCTTCAACAATAAGACGAGCTCATGCTGTTCACCCGATAACAGCTGTGCAGTTGGAATGGTCCTTATGGTCGCGAGATGTGGAGGAAGAGATGGTTCCTACTTGCAG CGAACTTGGCATTGGGATTGTTGCATACAACCCTCTTGAACGAGGGTTCTTTTCATCAGGGCCTAAATTGCTTGAAAACATCTCAAAAGATGACAATGGACGAATTGTAAATAACAATTCAGTTTTACATTAA